The proteins below come from a single Anderseniella sp. Alg231-50 genomic window:
- a CDS encoding RNA pyrophosphohydrolase: MTTAPLDNLPYRPCVGVMLLNSHGKVWIGHRIVQENDDEAAGVGMWWQMPQGGIDEGEDVRSAAMRELTEETGVHSAEVLAETDDWLTYDLPDHLVGVAWKGRYRGQKQKWVACRFTGADSEIDISGIGHKPEFDEWRWADMDELEDLIVPFKRQVYSQVISAFRHL, from the coding sequence ATGACCACCGCACCACTTGACAATCTGCCCTACCGTCCATGCGTCGGTGTCATGCTGCTGAATTCACATGGAAAAGTATGGATCGGCCATCGCATCGTCCAGGAAAACGATGATGAAGCCGCAGGTGTGGGCATGTGGTGGCAGATGCCGCAAGGTGGCATTGATGAGGGCGAGGATGTCCGCTCAGCCGCCATGCGCGAACTGACGGAAGAAACCGGCGTGCACTCGGCGGAGGTGTTGGCGGAAACCGATGACTGGCTCACCTACGATTTGCCCGACCACCTGGTCGGTGTTGCCTGGAAAGGCCGCTATCGGGGACAGAAACAGAAATGGGTCGCTTGCCGGTTTACCGGCGCAGACTCTGAAATCGATATTTCGGGCATTGGCCACAAGCCGGAATTCGACGAGTGGCGCTGGGCCGACATGGACGAGCTTGAAGACCTGATCGTGCCGTTCAAGCGCCAGGTGTACAGCCAGGTCATCAGCGCGTTCAGGCATCTTTAG
- a CDS encoding S41 family peptidase, with protein sequence MHKTNLKIAGAFVVGFIAATGAWQSLNYANASNQETYRYLNLFGDVFDRVRADYVEEPDSEKLIDTAINGMLSGLDPHSSYMNPKRFKDMQVQTRGEFGGLGIEVTMEKEVVKVVAPIDETPAQKAGILSNDLITRIDGKEIRGLTLNEAVDKMRGKVGEPITLTIVRKGKDAPFDVTIKRAIIKIRAVRFNVERDDIGYIRISSFNDQTQDNLEKAVEKIKTQLGDKLKGYIIDLRNNPGGLLNQAISVSDSFLNKGVIVSTRGRNGSETDRSTATNGDLSDGKKIVVLINGGSASASEIVAGALQDHKRATILGTRSFGKGSVQTIIPLGSEGAIRLTTARYYTPSNTSIQAKGIKPDIKIEQELPEELKAQASRTTSEASLRGHLTGEGEGEESTGSSSYVPADKEKDLQLKAAIDLLDGKTVEQTPKKAEAPTTAQSGTSAN encoded by the coding sequence ATGCACAAAACAAACCTGAAGATCGCCGGCGCCTTCGTGGTCGGCTTTATCGCAGCCACCGGCGCCTGGCAATCGCTGAACTATGCGAACGCATCCAATCAGGAAACCTATCGCTATCTGAATTTGTTTGGCGACGTGTTTGATCGTGTCCGGGCCGATTATGTCGAAGAGCCTGATTCTGAAAAGCTGATCGACACGGCCATCAACGGCATGCTGTCCGGTCTTGATCCGCATTCCAGTTATATGAACCCGAAACGTTTCAAGGACATGCAGGTTCAGACCCGCGGCGAATTCGGCGGTCTCGGCATCGAAGTGACCATGGAAAAGGAAGTGGTCAAGGTGGTTGCCCCCATCGACGAAACACCGGCTCAGAAAGCCGGCATTCTGTCCAATGACCTGATCACCCGGATCGACGGCAAGGAAATTCGCGGCCTGACCCTGAATGAAGCCGTCGACAAGATGCGCGGCAAGGTCGGTGAGCCGATCACACTTACAATCGTACGCAAGGGCAAGGATGCGCCGTTTGACGTAACCATCAAGCGCGCCATCATCAAGATTCGCGCTGTGCGCTTCAACGTTGAACGCGATGACATCGGCTATATCCGTATTTCGTCCTTCAACGACCAGACCCAGGACAACCTCGAAAAGGCAGTCGAAAAGATCAAGACCCAGCTTGGTGACAAGCTGAAAGGCTACATTATTGACCTGCGCAACAATCCCGGCGGCCTGCTCAATCAGGCCATCTCGGTGTCCGACAGCTTCCTCAACAAGGGGGTTATCGTATCCACCCGGGGCCGCAACGGCTCTGAAACCGACCGCTCGACGGCAACCAATGGCGACCTCAGCGACGGCAAGAAAATCGTCGTCCTGATCAATGGCGGCTCGGCGTCGGCGTCTGAAATCGTTGCTGGCGCCTTGCAGGATCATAAGCGCGCCACCATTCTCGGCACCCGTTCGTTCGGCAAGGGATCTGTTCAAACCATTATTCCGCTCGGATCGGAAGGTGCCATTCGCCTGACGACTGCGCGCTACTACACGCCGTCCAACACCTCGATCCAGGCCAAGGGCATCAAGCCGGACATCAAGATCGAGCAGGAACTGCCGGAAGAACTGAAGGCCCAGGCCAGCCGCACCACCTCGGAAGCCTCCCTGCGTGGCCACCTGACCGGTGAGGGCGAAGGTGAAGAATCCACCGGCTCGTCGTCCTATGTACCGGCAGACAAGGAAAAGGACCTGCAGCTCAAGGCAGCCATCGACCTGCTTGACGGCAAGACGGTCGAACAGACACCGAAGAAGGCTGAAGCGCCGACAACTGCCCAGTCCGGCACCTCAGCAAACTAG
- a CDS encoding peptidoglycan DD-metalloendopeptidase family protein encodes MLIRAFHNAILLSATALWLATGSAHAQDTSNQGNLDEETDRLRTIERQIGQAKTRSAALDREREVLAEEMASVSDRLVALAGNIQSREARIAESEKKLLSLALKENTLRSRLRSRRGVLAELLAGLQKLERNPPPPLAVEPDDATRAVRGALLFGAIVPDLKGQAASLTRELAELEAVRQRIVAARDELDTHITNLGPARTELEALLVRKQALLAKTARELAAEQKRALKLAQRAKDIRQLLASLAEARRKAQAKAAEEEARRIAEQEAREAEARRIAEAKEAAERKAQAERIARAAAEKARLLAEQKALEAEARRLAELKAEQEKKAEAERIARLAAEKARQIAEQEAREAEAKRLAELKIAEEKAAEAERVARAAEEKARRQAALELKQKQEAAAERRRRKPAVRFASSIGKLAYPAQGERVRNFNDKDGYGGRSEGLHIATGKLAQITTPADGDVEFAGEFRSYGKLIIINAGDGYHLLLAGLDKITVSAGQSLAAGEPVGTMGEHTARGTLIGDRIDDPRPILYVEVRKGANAIDSSRWWVDRGQKAVLRRNNGGNEG; translated from the coding sequence TTGCTGATACGTGCGTTCCATAATGCAATTCTGCTGTCTGCAACCGCTTTGTGGCTGGCGACAGGCTCTGCCCATGCGCAAGACACCTCGAACCAGGGCAATCTGGATGAGGAAACCGACCGCCTGCGCACCATTGAACGCCAAATCGGGCAGGCAAAGACACGGTCGGCCGCGCTGGATCGCGAACGTGAAGTGCTGGCGGAGGAAATGGCCAGCGTGTCGGACCGGCTCGTCGCACTGGCCGGCAACATCCAGTCACGCGAAGCCCGCATTGCTGAAAGCGAGAAAAAACTGCTTTCGCTGGCGCTGAAGGAAAACACGCTGCGCTCCAGGCTGCGCTCCAGGCGCGGCGTGCTCGCCGAACTGCTTGCCGGATTGCAGAAGCTGGAACGCAATCCGCCGCCGCCACTGGCGGTTGAGCCTGACGATGCAACCCGCGCGGTGCGCGGTGCCCTGCTGTTCGGTGCCATCGTGCCCGACCTGAAAGGCCAGGCTGCCAGCCTCACCCGCGAACTGGCGGAGCTTGAAGCCGTTCGCCAGCGCATAGTGGCGGCCCGGGATGAACTGGACACACATATTACCAATCTCGGACCTGCACGCACCGAGCTGGAGGCATTACTGGTCCGCAAGCAGGCCCTGCTGGCGAAAACCGCCCGCGAACTGGCAGCCGAACAGAAGCGCGCCCTGAAACTGGCGCAACGGGCCAAGGATATTCGCCAGTTGCTGGCAAGCCTTGCCGAGGCGCGCCGCAAGGCCCAGGCCAAGGCGGCCGAAGAAGAGGCACGCAGGATAGCGGAGCAAGAAGCCCGTGAAGCCGAAGCCAGGCGGATTGCCGAGGCGAAAGAAGCCGCTGAGAGAAAGGCACAAGCCGAAAGGATTGCCCGGGCAGCTGCGGAGAAAGCGCGCCTGCTTGCTGAACAAAAAGCCCTCGAAGCTGAAGCAAGACGGTTGGCTGAGCTGAAAGCCGAGCAGGAAAAGAAGGCCGAAGCCGAACGGATCGCCAGGCTTGCCGCTGAAAAGGCGCGCCAGATTGCTGAACAAGAGGCACGCGAGGCAGAAGCAAAACGGCTTGCCGAGTTGAAAATCGCCGAGGAAAAAGCCGCCGAGGCGGAACGGGTAGCCAGGGCAGCAGAAGAAAAGGCCCGCCGCCAGGCTGCTCTTGAGCTGAAACAAAAGCAGGAAGCGGCCGCCGAACGCAGGCGCCGGAAACCTGCTGTGCGGTTTGCTTCGTCCATTGGCAAGCTGGCCTATCCGGCACAAGGCGAACGTGTGCGCAATTTCAACGACAAGGACGGTTATGGCGGGCGCTCGGAGGGCCTGCATATTGCCACCGGGAAACTGGCTCAGATCACCACACCGGCGGACGGTGACGTGGAATTTGCCGGCGAGTTTCGCAGTTATGGCAAGTTGATCATCATAAATGCCGGCGACGGCTACCATTTGTTGCTTGCAGGTCTGGACAAGATCACCGTTTCTGCCGGACAATCACTCGCCGCCGGTGAGCCTGTCGGGACGATGGGCGAACATACGGCTCGCGGAACTTTGATCGGAGACCGCATAGACGATCCAAGGCCAATCCTGTACGTAGAAGTAAGAAAAGGCGCCAATGCAATCGATTCATCCCGCTGGTGGGTGGATCGCGGACAAAAAGCGGTGCTTCGCCGCAATAATGGCGGAAATGAAGGCTAG
- a CDS encoding nicotinate-nucleotide adenylyltransferase has product MISGLYSVSAISAQRIGLFGGSFNPAHDGHVAVSEEALKRLQLDQVWWLVSPQNPLKDARDTGDFDDRLALAKSLAANPRLVVTGMEAELGTRTTAQTFNALAPMFRHSRFVWIMGADSFAGLHHWNDWRQIPATLPLAVFARPGWTRKALSSPAARLLAGHRLDAADAGQLADRAAPAWCFLNMPLRPESSTAIRNGNATSGG; this is encoded by the coding sequence ATGATTTCCGGCCTGTATTCCGTTTCCGCCATATCGGCCCAGCGCATCGGCCTGTTTGGCGGGTCCTTCAACCCGGCCCATGACGGTCATGTCGCGGTGTCGGAAGAAGCCCTGAAACGGCTGCAGCTGGACCAGGTCTGGTGGCTGGTGTCGCCGCAGAACCCGCTCAAGGACGCCCGAGATACCGGAGATTTCGACGACCGCCTGGCCCTCGCCAAAAGCCTCGCGGCAAATCCACGGCTGGTTGTGACCGGCATGGAAGCAGAACTCGGCACCCGCACCACAGCGCAGACCTTTAACGCCCTGGCGCCGATGTTCCGGCACTCCCGGTTTGTCTGGATCATGGGCGCGGACAGTTTTGCAGGGTTACATCACTGGAACGACTGGCGGCAAATCCCGGCGACCCTGCCACTGGCCGTGTTTGCCCGGCCCGGCTGGACCCGAAAGGCGCTCAGTTCACCGGCCGCGCGCCTGTTGGCAGGCCACCGTCTGGACGCAGCTGATGCCGGTCAGTTGGCCGACAGGGCGGCACCCGCCTGGTGCTTCCTGAACATGCCCCTGCGTCCTGAAAGCTCGACAGCCATCCGCAACGGCAATGCCACCAGTGGCGGCTAG
- the rsfS gene encoding ribosome silencing factor, which produces MRSGSQSTAVKPAPASRRKATPPLPKIIKSCLNDAKAEDVVSIDLNGKAALADTMVVASGRSNRHVSAITDQLSDALKEAGYKNVRVEGLPHCDWVVMDAGDVIVHIFRPEVRTFYNIEKLWSPDAPADTAAS; this is translated from the coding sequence ATGCGTAGCGGCTCGCAAAGCACAGCCGTTAAACCAGCGCCTGCGTCTCGCCGCAAGGCCACGCCACCCCTCCCCAAGATCATCAAGTCATGCCTTAACGATGCCAAGGCCGAAGATGTCGTTTCAATCGACCTCAATGGCAAGGCGGCACTGGCTGACACCATGGTTGTGGCATCGGGGCGGTCGAACCGCCATGTCTCGGCCATTACCGACCAGCTGTCCGACGCCCTGAAGGAAGCCGGCTACAAGAATGTCCGCGTTGAAGGGCTGCCCCATTGTGACTGGGTGGTCATGGACGCAGGCGATGTGATCGTTCACATCTTCCGGCCGGAAGTCCGCACCTTCTACAATATCGAGAAACTCTGGTCGCCGGACGCACCGGCTGACACCGCCGCGTCTTAA
- the rlmH gene encoding 23S rRNA (pseudouridine(1915)-N(3))-methyltransferase RlmH: MKLTIAAIGRMKAGPMAELVDTYAKRTRQAGRQAGITELNVVDFPESRKPKASARAGEEAELLANAAPSGAALVVLDERGKAINTAEFAGIIKTELESGTRDLVFAVGGPDGHAAEIRKKARYVVSFGHMTWPHMLARVLLAEQIYRVVTILVNHPYHRD, translated from the coding sequence GTGAAACTGACCATAGCCGCCATCGGCCGGATGAAGGCCGGACCAATGGCAGAGCTTGTCGACACTTATGCAAAGCGCACCCGCCAGGCGGGCAGGCAGGCCGGAATAACCGAACTCAACGTTGTTGATTTCCCCGAATCCCGCAAACCCAAGGCCTCCGCGCGAGCCGGTGAAGAAGCTGAATTGCTGGCAAATGCGGCGCCCTCGGGGGCCGCGCTCGTCGTGCTTGATGAGCGTGGCAAGGCGATCAACACGGCCGAATTTGCCGGCATCATCAAGACAGAGCTGGAATCAGGCACCCGGGATCTGGTTTTCGCTGTCGGCGGCCCGGACGGCCATGCGGCGGAAATCCGCAAAAAAGCCCGATATGTAGTGTCATTTGGTCATATGACCTGGCCGCACATGCTGGCGCGTGTGCTTTTGGCGGAACAGATTTACCGGGTGGTCACCATTTTGGTTAATCATCCGTATCACCGGGACTAA
- a CDS encoding glutamate-5-semialdehyde dehydrogenase, translating to MNMAETIAAAAVDLERDMLALGNRARDAATILATAPTADKQAALQAMASRIRASQARLLEANQSDVARAEATGKPASFIDRLTLTVERIEAMAQGLEAVAALPDPVGAVMANWQRPNGLDFTRVRVPIGVIGIIYESRPNVTADAGALAMMSGNAAILRGGSDSHDSSGLIVECLQAGLEEAGLPKAAIQMVPTPDRAAVGMMLQGLGGTVDLIVPRGGKSLVGRVQDEARVPVFAHLEGICHVYVDKAADPVMAVDIITNAKMRRTGVCGAAECVLVHEDVVASHAPAIINALRAKGCEVHADQAVNAVSQASVPASDADWGMEFLDAVIAMKSVTGLDDAMDHIARFGSQHTDCIITDDADTAVRFLNEVDSAIVMHNASTQFADGGEFGFGAEIGIATGKLHARGPVGLEQLTTFKYQVRGSGQTRP from the coding sequence ATGAACATGGCTGAAACCATCGCCGCCGCTGCAGTTGACCTGGAGCGCGACATGCTGGCCCTTGGCAATCGCGCCCGCGATGCCGCAACCATACTGGCAACTGCGCCGACAGCCGACAAACAGGCTGCCCTGCAGGCCATGGCATCGCGAATCCGGGCCTCGCAGGCACGGTTGCTGGAAGCCAATCAATCAGATGTTGCACGCGCTGAAGCCACCGGCAAACCGGCCTCGTTTATCGACCGGCTGACACTGACGGTCGAGCGTATAGAGGCAATGGCACAAGGCCTGGAAGCTGTCGCAGCCCTGCCCGATCCGGTCGGCGCCGTCATGGCCAACTGGCAACGGCCCAACGGACTGGACTTCACCCGGGTGCGCGTCCCCATCGGCGTCATTGGCATTATCTACGAGAGCCGGCCCAACGTCACCGCAGATGCCGGCGCGCTGGCCATGATGTCTGGCAATGCCGCGATTTTGCGTGGCGGCTCGGACAGTCATGACAGCTCCGGCCTGATCGTCGAGTGCCTGCAGGCAGGTCTTGAGGAAGCAGGGCTTCCCAAAGCGGCGATCCAGATGGTGCCCACGCCTGACCGTGCCGCGGTCGGCATGATGCTGCAGGGCCTTGGCGGCACCGTCGATCTCATTGTGCCGCGCGGCGGCAAGTCACTGGTCGGCCGCGTTCAGGACGAAGCGCGTGTGCCGGTGTTTGCCCACCTTGAAGGCATCTGCCACGTCTATGTCGACAAGGCGGCTGATCCCGTCATGGCGGTGGACATCATCACCAACGCGAAAATGCGCCGCACCGGTGTATGTGGCGCAGCCGAATGTGTGCTGGTGCATGAGGATGTGGTGGCCAGCCATGCGCCCGCCATCATCAATGCTCTGAGGGCGAAGGGCTGCGAAGTACATGCAGATCAGGCGGTCAATGCCGTATCGCAGGCCAGCGTGCCGGCAAGTGACGCCGACTGGGGCATGGAGTTCCTCGACGCCGTCATCGCCATGAAATCGGTGACGGGGCTGGATGACGCCATGGACCATATTGCCCGCTTCGGGTCGCAGCACACCGACTGCATCATCACCGACGACGCCGATACCGCCGTGCGTTTCCTGAACGAGGTGGACAGCGCCATTGTCATGCACAATGCCTCGACCCAGTTTGCCGACGGCGGCGAGTTCGGCTTTGGCGCGGAAATCGGCATCGCCACCGGCAAGCTGCACGCCCGTGGCCCGGTCGGACTCGAACAGCTCACCACGTTCAAGTACCAGGTGCGCGGTTCCGGACAGACCCGGCCGTGA
- a CDS encoding divergent polysaccharide deacetylase family protein, whose protein sequence is MENDLRQPLKRRSLPARMFSARPSALRATSLACITVLGGMAGWLVVSHEPYGGEPVVHMRIDTSDPIITSSVKKPAATSLQDADAGDEELSQDTGADTPVLDLSDLGSRQQAGGETDLDKRRQQLANRNTSSGDVESPPGALSMDDLAPSRNQQALIPSRASLALVPAPVAKITGKGPHGPLPRRAKDGSRPSTIYARPVSREQLASDMPKVALLIGGMGLNESLTRTAINRLPPEVSLGFAPYGENLQQQANDARSRGHELYIHLPMEPFGYPSIDPGPHTLLTSVPPQKNLDSLRWHLGRFAGYAGVTNYLGAQFASNNDAISPVLKELGKRGLIYVDDGSKGLSRATQLAGILGLDARSAVVSLDGDGSPASVLAALQRLEAQARHSGIAIATGSGLPSTIEAIDQWAQGLAGRNILLVPVSAAFAARRS, encoded by the coding sequence ATGGAAAATGACCTTCGCCAGCCGTTGAAACGGCGTTCATTGCCGGCACGCATGTTTTCAGCGCGCCCGTCTGCCCTGCGTGCAACATCACTTGCCTGCATAACTGTTCTGGGCGGCATGGCGGGCTGGCTCGTGGTCAGCCATGAACCTTATGGCGGCGAGCCCGTCGTTCACATGCGCATCGACACATCTGATCCGATCATTACGTCGTCTGTCAAAAAACCTGCCGCAACATCGCTGCAGGATGCCGATGCAGGCGATGAAGAACTGTCTCAGGACACCGGTGCCGATACTCCGGTGCTCGATCTCTCCGACCTTGGCAGCAGGCAGCAGGCAGGTGGAGAAACTGACCTGGACAAGCGCCGGCAGCAATTGGCAAACCGCAACACATCTTCAGGCGACGTGGAAAGCCCGCCGGGCGCCCTGTCCATGGACGACCTGGCGCCATCCCGCAATCAACAGGCCCTGATCCCGTCGCGAGCCAGCCTGGCACTGGTGCCGGCACCGGTAGCCAAGATAACCGGCAAGGGCCCGCACGGACCATTGCCCCGGCGTGCCAAGGACGGGTCAAGACCGTCAACCATCTACGCCCGCCCGGTTTCCCGTGAACAGTTGGCATCGGACATGCCAAAAGTGGCACTGCTGATTGGCGGCATGGGCCTGAACGAGAGTTTGACCAGAACGGCAATCAACAGGCTGCCGCCGGAAGTATCACTGGGATTCGCACCCTATGGTGAAAACCTGCAGCAGCAGGCCAATGACGCCAGGTCCCGTGGTCACGAACTGTATATCCATTTACCGATGGAACCGTTCGGCTATCCGTCCATCGACCCCGGCCCGCACACCCTGCTGACCTCGGTCCCGCCGCAGAAAAACCTCGACTCTCTGCGCTGGCATCTTGGACGGTTTGCCGGATACGCCGGCGTGACCAACTACCTGGGCGCCCAGTTTGCCAGCAACAATGATGCCATAAGCCCGGTCCTGAAAGAGCTCGGCAAACGTGGCCTGATCTATGTCGACGACGGCAGCAAGGGCCTGTCACGCGCCACCCAGCTTGCAGGAATTCTGGGCCTGGACGCACGCTCTGCGGTTGTCAGCCTTGACGGAGACGGCTCGCCGGCATCGGTTCTGGCGGCCTTGCAAAGGCTGGAGGCACAGGCCCGCCACAGCGGCATCGCCATCGCAACCGGATCCGGATTGCCGTCCACGATCGAAGCAATCGACCAGTGGGCACAGGGACTTGCCGGGCGCAATATTCTACTGGTGCCGGTGTCTGCCGCTTTCGCTGCCCGCCGCAGTTAG